The following proteins come from a genomic window of Lycium ferocissimum isolate CSIRO_LF1 chromosome 4, AGI_CSIRO_Lferr_CH_V1, whole genome shotgun sequence:
- the LOC132054104 gene encoding uncharacterized protein LOC132054104: MICDSGIGGSSAMVSDDYYVINLFAIDDCELAVDVPNILNYDEPFEPNVDAFEPNVVGVEPSLGVATDCSSTDAEDENDSASSDYESDDLEFIANQRRVNITDQLLDYKELDNSMTFKDINEVRKCPKLYALTNKKESQLEKDGNCPEVRIKTLNIEHNCFIAYDNSRVDYYTIAHYFKKKLQNNPKYKVKDMRADLKAAFELNASHGKCKRAKNLILNKLDGSFKDDYNRLEAYGNELRISNLGSDIIINLSKDALMEGKRRFCRMYICLHALKMGFKEGLRPFIGLDGTFLKGKAKGQLLVAVALDSNNHFYHIAWAVVDKETKKTWDWFLGLLKMSLELNMGEGYTIISDMQKGLLEAMKIVLPEANHRFCVRHIEANWMKRWRSGEMKKLLWWSAWSTYEEEFDDQLRKLGEMDEDAIKDLIHYPPQCWCRAFFYTVCKNMAVDHNFTELFNAWILDARYKPIITMLEDIRLKVMNMLREHDERARAWARKLDPLCMMLYADYLRIAHSCVLHFNGDFGYEVIEGSDRHTVNLEAKQCTCRTWQLSGIPCPHAIKALMYNRIDPFTEIHWWYSKEATLKTYSYKLQPVRGEKF, translated from the exons ATGATTTGCGATAGTGGTATTGGAGGTTCTTCGGCAATGGTTAGTGATGATTACTATGTGATTAACTTATTTGCTATTGATGATTGTGAGTTAGCAGTTGATGTGCCTAATATCCTAAATTATGATGAACCTTTTGAACCTAATGTTGATGCTTTTGAACccaatgttgttggtgttgaaccTAGTTTAGGGGTTGCTACTGATTGTAGCTCAACTGATGCTGAGGATGAAAATGACTCTGCTTCTTCTGATTATGAATCTGATGACTTAGAATTTATTGCTAACCAAAGGAGGGTGAACATTACTGATCAGTTGTTAGATTACAAAGAACTTGACAATAGTATGACCTTCAAGGACATTAATGAAGTTAGGAAGTGTCCGAAATTGTATGCTTTGACAAATAAGAAAGAGTCGCAGTTAGAAAAA GATGGGAACTGCCCTGAGGTTAGAATCAAGACCCTAAACATAGAACATAATTGCTTCATTGCTTATGATAACAGTAGGGTTGACTACTACACCATTGCACATTACTTTAAGAAAAAGCTTCAAAATAATCCCAAATATAAAGTAAAGGACATGAGGGCTGACTTAAAGGCTGCATTTGAACTTAATGCAAGTCATGGCAAGTGCAAAAGGGCAAAAAACTTGATTCTGAATAAGCTGGATGGTAGCTTTAAGGATGATTATAATAGGTTAGAGGCTTATGGCAATGAGTTGAGGATTAGTAACCTTGGAAGTGATATTATTATCAATTTGTCAAAAGATGCACTTATGGAAGGTAAGAGGAGGTTCTGTAGAATGTATATTTGTTTGCATGCATTGAAGATGGGTTTCAAAGAAGGTTTGAGACCTTTCATTGGATTGGACGGGACATTTCTCAAGGGAAAAGCTAAGGGTCAACTTTTGGTTGCTGTTGCACTTGACTCAAACAACCATTTTTATCATATAGCTTGGGCTGTAGTTGACAAAGAGACTAAGAAAACATGGGATTGGTTCTTGGGATTGCTGAAGATGTCACTTGAACTAAACATGGGAGAGGGATACACTATCATTTCTGATATGCAAAAG GGGTTACTTGAGGCAATGAAAATTGTCCTCCCTGAAGCTAACCATAGGTTCTGTGTTAGACACATTGAGGCAAATTGGATGAAAAGGTGGAGATCTGGTGAAATGAAGAAGTTGTTGTGGTGGAGTGCATGGTCCACCTATGAAGAGGAGTTTGATGACCAACTAAGGAAGCTAGGGGAAATGGATGAAGATGCTATCAAAGACCTGATCCATTATCCTCCCCAGTGCTGGTGTAGAGCTTTTTTTTATACTGTTTGCAAAAATATGGCTGTGGATCACAACTTTACAGAATTGTTTAATGCATGGATCTTAGATGCTAGGTACAAACCCATAATTACAATGCTAGAGGACATTAGGTTGAAAGTAATGAACATGTTGAGGGAACATGATGAGAGGGCGAGGGCATGGGCGAGAAAACTTGATCCCCTATGTATGATGCTTTATGCTGATTATCTGAGAATTGCTCATTCTTGTGTGCTTCATTTTAATGGTGACTTTGGATATGAGGTTATTGAAGGGAGTGATAGACACACAGTGAACTTGGAGGCTAAGCAATGTACTTGCAGGACATGGCAACTTTCTGGCATACCATGTCCTCATGCTATCAAAGCTTTGATGTACAACAGGATTGACCCCTTTACTGAAATTCATTGGTGGTACAGCAAAGAAGCAACCTTAAAAACTTATTCATATAAGTTGCAACCTGTTAGGGGGGAAAAATTCTAG